From one Phaeodactylum tricornutum CCAP 1055/1 chromosome 16, whole genome shotgun sequence genomic stretch:
- a CDS encoding predicted protein codes for MDLPTICVMGDTSSGKSSLLSNLSLVELPSSHKMTTRCPIMIHMKRSGTTLARVTVQWRSHETERPDFGERILSESLWEKIPGIILEAQQFVLTHTGKEVAPDVVSLQIQAPNMQDLTLIDLPGTVRSKARDESETLVEDVEALMDDYLRNSRCVILAVVPANVDFHNSQIMADAMQVDPQTIRTIPVITKPDLIDEGAESDVVDLLLGKKMTFSLGFHMVKGRGQAALDRSETLEQGLAEEQCYFDTNDPWKSVTDRSVFGTHRLRAKLGDLQMAMIRQSVPSI; via the coding sequence ATGGACTTGCCAACTATTTGCGTCATGGGCGACACCTCCAGCGGTAAGAGCTCACTGTTAAGCAACCTATCGCTGGTGGAGCTGCCGTCTTCGCACAAGATGACCACACGGTGCCCAATCATGATCCACATGAAACGTTCGGGGACGACGCTAGCTCGAGTCACGGTCCAGTGGCGTTCCCACGAGACGGAACGACCGGACTTTGGCGAACGCATTCTTTCCGAAAGCCTCTGGGAGAAGATTCCTGGTATCATCTTGGAAGCGCAGCAATTCGTTTTGACTCACACCGGCAAGGAGGTGGCGCCCGACGTGGTTTCTCTCCAAATTCAGGCACCCAATATGCAAGACCTGACGCTCATCGATTTACCGGGGACGGTTCGTTCGAAAGCTCGGGACGAAAGTGAAACATTGGTGGAAGACGTCGAAGCTTTAATGGACGATTACTTGCGGAACAGCCGTTGCGTGATTCTAGCCGTGGTACCAGCAAACGTAGACTTTCACAATTCCCAAATTATGGCCGACGCCATGCAGGTTGATCCACAGACCATTCGAACCATCCCCGTCATCACCAAACCTGACTTGATCGACGAAGGTGCCGAGAGTGACGTCGTCGACCTTTTGCTAGGGAAGAAAATGACATTCAGCCTCGGGTTTCATATGGTGAAAGGGCGGGGACAGGCTGCACTCGATCGAAGCGAGACACTCGAACAGGGTCTGGCGGAAGAGCAATGTTACTTTGATACGAATGATCCGTGGAAAAGTGTGACGGATCGGAGCGTCTTTGGGACGCATCGACTGCGGGCCAAACTAGGGGACTTGCAAATGGCCATGATCCGGCAGTCTGTGCCGAGTATA
- a CDS encoding predicted protein: protein MTMIHSGSLTLLCVLALGAFPAMALLSPTLSHRGSNGAVQGSPSYAQTPCSFPRTPTLLYSMNTDNKSSTPSSSSSSSPVSDLTKMVNDVDFSSLLDNKDQIVKNVSDGEFGKRGEVYVVAQFVLLGAIFFGGVPVVGDFLFFLLGPGLLLLGIGTTLLGLNGLGASLSPWPVPSSNTQGLVRDGIYGQVRHPVYAGLLAAAAGFAIVSGSATRLLLTAALWYLLDLKSDFEEDALAAQFPDYDDYQTKVPQKFVPQVVLNALPWTVQIK, encoded by the coding sequence ATGACCATGATACACTCCGGTTCCCTGACACTCCTCTGCGTCCTTGCCCTCGGTGCTTTCCCGGCAATGGCGTTGCTCTCGCCGACTCTGTCCCACCGCGGTTCCAATGGCGCCGTCCAGGGGTCGCCGTCGTACGCGCAAACACCTTGCTCCTTCCCCCGCACCCCTACTCTTCTCTACTCCATGAACACGGACAACAAGAGTTCCAccccgtcgtcgtcatcatcgtcgtcacccGTCTCGGACCTCACCAAAATGGTCAACGACGTCgacttttcttctttgctcgACAACAAGGACCAAATCGTCAAGAACGTCAGCGACGGGGAATTCGGCAAACGCGGGGAAGTATACGTCGTCGCCCAGTTCGTTCTACTCGGCGCCATCTTCTTCGGTGGCGTTCCCGTCGTCGGTGACTTTTTATTCTTCCTACTCGGACCCGGACTCCTCCTACTCGGCATCGGGACCACGCTCCTAGGATTGAACGGACTCGGCGCTTCCCTCAGTCCCTGGCCCGTCCCTTCTTCCAACACTCAGGGTCTCGTCCGCGACGGTATCTACGGACAAGTACGACACCCCGTCTACGCCGGACTGctcgccgccgccgccggaTTCGCCATCGTATCCGGATCCGCCACCCGACTCCTACTCACCGCCGCACTCTGGTACCTACTCGACCTCAAATCCGATTTCGAAGAAGACGCCCTCGCCGCACAGTTCCCCGACTACGATGACTACCAAACCAAAGTGCCGCAAAAGTTTGTGCCCCAGGTCGTCTTGAACGCCCTCCCATGGACCGTACAAATCAAGTAA